The following are encoded in a window of Helicobacter sp. 'house sparrow 1' genomic DNA:
- a CDS encoding TolC family protein, producing the protein MFARNRVVFFKVLFIASFVFAQSQQDIASDLSIMSDIQKMQKNVKDKYTLKELIKASDSNYSIQAKVLSVVQAKRGILVAKGMFLPSLDLDYSFQNVYRNTQTDSQYDMQNANAKLKLNLFNGLADLNTVREKNATYLSTLSDEEYTRQSIYLQVLQQYYGYFDNLSKLISLQKKLEQISSDVQRVEKLYSQGLTPIDNLESLRAQASLSKYQIADAQMSVEQNKLMLEYLTNLKIGGLIYEKMSLPEFKIQDRSDIVSLRQQINAQIFQNKQLHYFPTVDLNNTFTYNIQKPAYVSRNPAFSALYPDMQNVVSITVTLKLLDDVGLTFQKQYLKAGQLANEKLLAYKRLEQKKDEELYRKTLEIAKKKIQSARDNLKSANIAYANIKKKYEANLINFTDYLQALSTKFDAESTFNQSLNNYELQKANYIFYSGQKIKDFIKE; encoded by the coding sequence TCTAAGTATTATGTCTGACATCCAAAAGATGCAGAAAAATGTAAAAGACAAATATACTTTAAAGGAATTAATTAAAGCATCAGATTCTAATTATTCAATACAAGCCAAAGTTTTGAGTGTAGTTCAGGCAAAAAGAGGTATTTTGGTCGCAAAAGGAATGTTCTTACCATCTTTGGATCTAGACTATTCTTTTCAAAATGTTTATAGGAACACACAAACAGATTCCCAATATGATATGCAGAATGCAAATGCTAAGTTAAAACTAAATTTGTTTAATGGACTTGCCGACTTAAATACAGTGCGTGAAAAAAATGCAACTTACCTATCCACCCTCTCTGATGAGGAATATACAAGACAAAGTATCTACTTGCAAGTTTTGCAACAGTATTATGGCTATTTTGATAATCTCTCCAAGCTTATTTCCTTGCAAAAAAAGCTTGAGCAGATTAGTTCTGATGTTCAAAGAGTGGAAAAGCTCTATTCTCAAGGTCTCACTCCTATTGATAATCTTGAGTCGCTTCGAGCACAAGCTTCATTGAGTAAATATCAGATTGCGGATGCCCAGATGTCTGTGGAGCAAAATAAATTAATGCTTGAATATCTTACAAACTTAAAAATAGGGGGATTGATTTATGAAAAGATGTCTTTGCCTGAATTTAAGATTCAAGATAGAAGTGATATTGTCTCTTTAAGACAGCAGATCAATGCTCAAATTTTTCAAAATAAGCAGTTGCATTATTTTCCTACCGTAGATCTTAATAATACTTTTACCTATAATATTCAAAAGCCAGCCTATGTATCAAGAAATCCAGCCTTTTCTGCCCTCTATCCTGATATGCAAAATGTAGTGAGTATCACCGTAACTTTAAAGTTACTTGATGATGTTGGTTTAACATTTCAAAAGCAATATTTAAAGGCAGGGCAACTTGCCAATGAAAAACTTCTTGCTTATAAGAGATTGGAGCAAAAAAAGGATGAGGAGCTTTATAGAAAAACTTTAGAAATAGCAAAGAAAAAGATTCAATCTGCAAGAGATAATCTTAAATCTGCAAATATTGCCTATGCAAATATAAAGAAAAAATATGAGGCTAATTTGATTAACTTCACAGACTATTTACAGGCGTTAAGTACAAAATTTGACGCAGAATCAACCTTTAATCAAAGTTTAAATAATTATGAGTTGCAAAAAGCAAACTACATTTTTTATAGCGGACAAAAAATAAAAGACTTTATCAAGGAGTAG
- a CDS encoding HlyD family efflux transporter periplasmic adaptor subunit, with amino-acid sequence MKILRQLILVASSIGFMFSAEVYALFNVKAVQDAKLTLDSSGTIDQIKVDVGSVVKRGEVLLKLANQDRIAQTLAVKQQFIFAKNQYNRYSKTGAAVDKNTLEQYYSNYKKLEADYKYYKALLDKTTLLAPFDGVIAEKNVELGDGVGQNTTTLFRLVSHEKKFVIEFDSRYLNDVRVGDIFYYSIEGGNKKEKAVITKIYPTINEDTRKMTAEAKASNDMTPGIFGDGFIRTK; translated from the coding sequence ATGAAAATTTTAAGACAGCTTATTCTTGTAGCATCTAGTATTGGTTTTATGTTTTCAGCAGAGGTTTATGCACTTTTTAATGTTAAAGCAGTTCAAGATGCAAAACTTACTCTAGATAGTTCTGGGACTATTGATCAAATCAAGGTAGATGTTGGAAGTGTTGTAAAGAGGGGTGAGGTTTTGTTGAAGTTGGCAAATCAAGATAGGATTGCCCAAACATTGGCGGTTAAACAACAATTTATTTTTGCAAAGAATCAATATAATCGTTATAGTAAAACAGGCGCTGCTGTCGACAAAAATACACTTGAGCAATATTACTCAAACTATAAAAAGCTTGAAGCTGATTATAAATATTATAAGGCTCTTCTTGATAAAACCACTTTATTAGCTCCTTTTGATGGCGTGATTGCAGAAAAAAATGTTGAGTTGGGTGATGGGGTTGGACAAAATACTACAACGCTTTTTAGATTGGTTAGTCACGAAAAAAAATTTGTAATTGAATTTGATTCTAGATATTTGAATGATGTAAGAGTTGGGGACATTTTTTATTACTCTATTGAGGGAGGTAATAAGAAAGAGAAGGCTGTGATCACAAAAATTTACCCTACTATTAATGAAGATACACGCAAAATGACTGCTGAAGCAAAGGCTAGTAATGATATGACACCGGGTATTTTTGGTGATGGTTTTATAAGGACTAAGTAA
- a CDS encoding efflux RND transporter permease subunit produces the protein MYKFAIKRPVTTLMFALAVMFFGILGLNRIPVSLFPNVDFPIIVVSTSYPGASAEIIESKVTDKIEEAVMGIDGLKTIKSNSARNVSLVIAEFQLEKPIQEAMTDMIGQISSIKFDDSNIQQPALKKFNTSGQAVISLFMSSKTKSSAELMKHADLVVKPMLQKISGVGGVQLSGYRERQIRVYVNPVLMNKYNLTYNTVFNTLGQENIEVNGGKIDNGTKDFTITVDANGYSIEDISNIRVGNNIKLGDIAVIEDGLEEETTYATYNNEPGVIFQIQKVSGANDIEIANGVYDALENIKTVSEGYEIRPFLDTTTYIRSSIKDVEFDLILGGVLAVLIVFLFLRSVTITLVAAVSLPVSILGTFALIQMMGYSLNMLTMMALTLAIGIIIDDAIVVIENIHKKLEQGMPRKKAAYEGVKEIAFAIIAISAMLLSVFIPIGNMSGIMGRFFESFGVTVALAVVISYFVVITVIPMVSSLIVSSEQSKFYHWSEPFFEKMQNTYAKVLNFVLRQRVVFIVLVVAIFSLSLYFAKSLGGEFMLQEDKSEFYVWVETKPGISIQDMKQRTEALRQIVGENPDVEYTTAEVGYGSIQSVFKSRIYVSLKPISQRKKTQFEIMKEVQSELKATKVAQGLNLFTSEVPTLGGGDNTPFQVTVFAPNQELVDKSVEKLRAILLESDVLKGKVGNYHTSTSDIQPEYKITILRQYADKYGISASTIGSVINAAFSGSTQAAYFKENGKEYKITMRVPNDQRVSVEDIKKLQVKNASGQLMFLDGLIDIEVSQAPSLISRFSRQRSVTVYAAPIQNSGISLQDIVQETTKPEVLSQWLEPGANYALSGESDNMAEAVVSFGVAVITAFILIYLILAALYESLLEPLIIMITMPLSFAGAFFALKFANQPFSIFSFMGLILLIGIVGKNATLLIDVANERRKQFGDGIYEAILYAGESRLRPILMTTIAMVFGMLPLAIATGSGYAMKSPIGISMIGGLLLSMFLSLLIVPILYTLVAPIDDKVKRLYQSKKKKKK, from the coding sequence ATGTATAAGTTTGCAATTAAACGCCCAGTTACTACATTAATGTTTGCCCTTGCGGTGATGTTTTTTGGAATTCTAGGACTTAATAGGATTCCTGTTTCATTATTTCCAAATGTAGATTTTCCTATTATTGTGGTTTCTACTTCCTATCCGGGGGCAAGTGCAGAAATTATAGAGAGTAAGGTAACTGATAAGATAGAAGAGGCTGTAATGGGAATTGATGGCCTAAAAACTATCAAATCAAATAGTGCAAGGAATGTGAGTTTAGTAATTGCAGAATTCCAACTTGAAAAGCCTATTCAAGAAGCAATGACAGATATGATTGGTCAAATTTCATCTATCAAATTTGATGATTCTAATATTCAGCAACCTGCATTAAAGAAGTTTAATACTAGTGGTCAGGCTGTTATTTCTTTGTTTATGAGCTCTAAGACAAAGTCTAGTGCAGAATTGATGAAGCATGCAGATTTAGTGGTAAAGCCAATGCTTCAAAAAATCTCAGGAGTTGGTGGAGTTCAGCTTAGTGGATATAGAGAAAGACAAATCAGGGTTTATGTAAATCCAGTTTTGATGAATAAATACAATCTTACCTATAATACTGTCTTTAATACATTGGGACAAGAAAATATTGAGGTTAATGGTGGAAAAATTGATAATGGGACCAAAGATTTCACAATTACTGTAGATGCAAATGGATATAGCATTGAAGATATTAGCAATATTAGAGTAGGTAATAATATTAAACTTGGTGATATTGCAGTAATTGAAGATGGGCTTGAAGAAGAAACTACTTATGCAACTTATAACAATGAGCCTGGGGTAATATTCCAGATACAAAAGGTTTCTGGTGCAAATGATATTGAAATTGCCAATGGGGTTTATGATGCTTTAGAAAACATCAAAACAGTGAGTGAAGGTTATGAGATAAGACCTTTTTTGGATACAACAACATATATTAGAAGTTCTATTAAAGATGTTGAATTTGATCTTATTTTGGGTGGTGTTCTTGCAGTATTAATTGTATTTTTATTCTTGCGCAGTGTTACAATTACACTTGTTGCAGCAGTGAGCTTGCCTGTTTCTATTTTAGGAACTTTTGCACTGATTCAGATGATGGGATATTCTCTTAATATGCTAACAATGATGGCCCTGACTCTAGCAATTGGTATTATTATAGATGATGCGATTGTTGTGATTGAAAATATTCACAAAAAGCTTGAACAAGGAATGCCAAGAAAGAAGGCCGCTTATGAGGGGGTAAAAGAAATTGCATTTGCAATTATTGCAATTTCAGCAATGTTGCTTTCTGTGTTTATCCCTATAGGTAATATGTCAGGAATTATGGGTCGATTCTTTGAGAGCTTTGGGGTTACAGTAGCTTTAGCAGTTGTTATCTCATATTTTGTGGTAATTACGGTAATTCCTATGGTGAGCTCATTGATTGTGAGTTCAGAGCAATCTAAATTTTATCATTGGAGTGAGCCATTTTTTGAAAAAATGCAAAATACTTATGCCAAGGTTTTAAATTTTGTATTAAGACAAAGAGTGGTATTTATCGTTCTTGTTGTTGCAATTTTTAGTCTTTCTTTATACTTTGCAAAATCTTTGGGTGGAGAGTTTATGTTACAAGAAGATAAGTCAGAGTTTTATGTTTGGGTTGAAACAAAACCAGGTATTAGTATCCAAGATATGAAACAAAGGACTGAGGCACTTAGACAGATTGTTGGTGAGAATCCAGATGTGGAATATACCACAGCAGAGGTTGGATATGGATCAATACAAAGTGTCTTTAAATCAAGAATTTATGTATCTTTAAAGCCAATTTCACAGAGAAAAAAGACGCAATTTGAAATAATGAAAGAGGTTCAAAGTGAGCTTAAGGCTACCAAAGTAGCACAAGGGTTAAATCTCTTTACTTCAGAAGTGCCAACATTGGGTGGAGGAGACAATACACCATTCCAAGTTACGGTATTTGCTCCAAACCAAGAGCTTGTGGATAAAAGTGTTGAAAAACTTAGGGCAATACTTTTAGAATCAGATGTCTTAAAAGGAAAGGTTGGGAATTATCATACAAGCACATCAGATATCCAACCAGAGTATAAGATTACTATATTGCGTCAATATGCAGATAAATATGGTATTAGTGCTAGTACAATTGGTAGTGTTATTAATGCAGCATTTTCAGGATCTACTCAGGCAGCCTATTTTAAGGAGAATGGTAAAGAGTATAAAATTACAATGCGTGTTCCAAATGACCAAAGAGTTTCTGTTGAGGATATTAAAAAATTACAGGTTAAGAATGCAAGTGGGCAGTTAATGTTTTTAGATGGATTGATTGATATTGAAGTCTCTCAAGCACCATCGCTAATAAGTCGCTTTAGTAGGCAAAGAAGCGTAACAGTTTATGCTGCGCCAATCCAAAATTCTGGAATCTCTTTACAAGATATTGTTCAAGAAACTACAAAGCCAGAAGTTTTATCACAATGGCTTGAACCAGGAGCAAATTATGCTTTGAGTGGAGAATCGGATAATATGGCAGAAGCGGTAGTGTCATTTGGTGTTGCAGTTATTACTGCTTTTATTTTAATTTATCTCATTCTTGCAGCCTTATATGAATCTTTGCTTGAGCCTTTAATTATTATGATAACAATGCCTTTATCTTTTGCGGGAGCATTTTTTGCCCTCAAGTTTGCTAATCAACCCTTTAGTATTTTTTCATTTATGGGATTGATTTTGCTTATTGGAATTGTGGGTAAAAATGCAACATTATTAATTGATGTGGCAAATGAAAGAAGAAAGCAGTTTGGGGATGGCATTTATGAAGCAATCTTATATGCAGGGGAGTCTCGACTTAGGCCAATTTTGATGACAACAATTGCAATGGTATTTGGTATGCTACCTTTAGCAATTGCGACAGGTAGTGGCTATGCAATGAAATCGCCCATTGGTATTTCAATGATTGGAGGTTTATTACTTTCAATGTTTTTAAGTTTGCTGATTGTTCCGATTTTATATACACTTGTTGCACCAATTGATGATAAAGTTAAAAGACTTTATCAATCTAAGAAGAAAAAGAAGAAATGA
- a CDS encoding outer membrane beta-barrel protein produces MKKRLCVLLVFLSIVSLGAYDRNNIFVGFGIGINDNFSQKKHTLIPSWYLLGGYEFKPLREISIMAYIESSIGLKPSGLATKVNLQVSLNADFVLEAQISEKARLGGYGGIGFGYSREENAIVIENITSNEVQNKGLMFLNAGIQSCIDESHLIRLGMKYPFDLKSITENMRLIQVFLSYAYKF; encoded by the coding sequence ATGAAAAAAAGGTTATGTGTACTTTTAGTTTTTTTAAGCATTGTTTCCCTTGGGGCATATGATAGAAATAATATTTTTGTAGGTTTTGGGATAGGGATAAATGATAACTTTTCTCAAAAAAAACATACTCTAATACCAAGTTGGTATTTACTTGGGGGGTATGAGTTTAAGCCATTAAGAGAGATTTCGATAATGGCTTATATTGAATCTTCAATTGGGTTAAAACCCAGTGGATTGGCAACCAAAGTCAATTTACAAGTTTCTCTTAATGCAGATTTTGTACTTGAGGCTCAAATTAGTGAAAAGGCTAGATTGGGAGGATATGGCGGAATTGGGTTTGGCTATTCAAGAGAAGAAAATGCAATTGTGATTGAGAATATAACAAGTAATGAAGTCCAAAATAAAGGTCTGATGTTTTTAAATGCGGGGATTCAAAGCTGTATTGATGAGAGTCACCTCATAAGGCTTGGAATGAAATACCCCTTTGACTTAAAGTCAATTACGGAGAATATGAGGCTTATTCAGGTTTTTCTATCCTATGCTTATAAATTTTAG
- the dapF gene encoding diaminopimelate epimerase, whose amino-acid sequence MILEKYSGSGNDFLITHFYQSTNPKQIANLAKELCNRNLGIGADGLIILKPHLTYAYEWLFFNSDGSYAKMCGNASRCVGHYAFKHKLAPRKHTFLATDLLIKIEVKGFNVLSNLGKFSPITSLNLKSFYGDMAYLIDTGVPHLVIFTQQLKNLPLHKTQELEQLRNLYNANINIVYKENNHKLYVHTYERGVENITLACGTGMGAACVVGHHLFQMDTKITCIPPSKEELVFFINNNEISFEGKVKYIATCII is encoded by the coding sequence ATGATTTTAGAAAAATATTCTGGCAGTGGAAATGATTTTTTAATTACCCACTTTTATCAATCTACAAATCCAAAACAAATAGCAAACCTTGCTAAGGAGCTTTGCAATAGAAATCTTGGCATTGGTGCAGATGGATTGATTATATTAAAACCACATTTAACTTATGCCTATGAATGGTTGTTTTTCAACTCCGATGGATCCTATGCAAAAATGTGTGGCAATGCAAGCAGATGTGTGGGACATTATGCCTTCAAACATAAACTAGCTCCAAGAAAACATACATTTTTAGCTACTGATTTGTTAATAAAAATAGAAGTTAAAGGCTTTAATGTCCTAAGTAACCTAGGAAAGTTTAGCCCAATCACATCATTAAATCTTAAAAGCTTCTATGGAGATATGGCCTATCTTATTGACACAGGGGTACCTCATTTGGTTATTTTTACACAGCAACTAAAAAATCTACCTTTACATAAAACACAAGAATTAGAACAACTAAGAAATCTCTATAATGCAAATATTAATATTGTTTATAAAGAGAATAATCATAAACTTTATGTCCATACATATGAAAGAGGGGTAGAAAACATAACATTGGCTTGTGGAACAGGAATGGGAGCTGCTTGTGTTGTAGGACATCACCTATTTCAAATGGATACCAAAATAACATGTATTCCACCTAGTAAAGAGGAACTTGTATTTTTTATAAACAATAATGAAATTAGTTTTGAGGGGAAAGTAAAATATATTGCTACTTGTATAATCTAA
- a CDS encoding AI-2E family transporter, translating into MQRKYFFTILVFGMLAGMLYLYKSFLMSFLVASLICIATFNIKVSLDKICRVNLLSTLLSVLFLLMFLILPLIFLLQQAMIFFRNFKPEQFSSYIEASKTGIIKVLDLLSFLQPHLEIIKTKLSTQNIMDYIFLISSYIGKEGIYFVVDICFIVIFLFFLFYYGRSIYINFLRFIPLNIHQTHEIFEEVSGVLKIVLFTSFINVLLQGVAFSILVYCFGYNNAMLLGVLYGIASLIPVVGGALVWIPVVGYELYFGHINQAIFIALYSLVFIGFFIDNVIKPFIIGFVNKRILKKPLKLNEIIIFFAIFAGFSSFGFWGIIVGPAITALFISLVRFFQKTKRFSDI; encoded by the coding sequence TTGCAAAGAAAGTATTTTTTTACCATTCTTGTTTTTGGAATGCTTGCAGGTATGCTCTATCTCTATAAGAGTTTTTTAATGAGTTTTTTGGTTGCTAGTTTGATTTGTATTGCAACTTTTAATATAAAAGTAAGCCTAGATAAAATTTGTAGAGTTAATCTTTTAAGCACTTTATTAAGTGTTTTATTTCTTTTAATGTTTTTGATTTTACCTCTTATATTTTTGTTGCAACAAGCAATGATATTTTTTAGAAATTTTAAACCCGAACAGTTTTCTAGTTATATTGAGGCAAGTAAAACAGGTATTATTAAGGTGCTAGATTTATTATCTTTTTTACAACCTCATTTAGAGATTATAAAAACAAAGTTATCTACGCAAAATATTATGGACTATATTTTTTTGATCAGTTCATATATTGGAAAAGAGGGGATTTATTTTGTTGTGGATATTTGTTTTATTGTAATTTTTTTATTTTTCTTATTTTATTATGGGAGAAGCATTTATATAAATTTTTTGCGCTTCATTCCCCTAAACATTCACCAAACACACGAGATTTTTGAGGAAGTAAGTGGGGTTTTAAAAATTGTACTTTTTACTTCTTTTATAAATGTATTATTGCAGGGTGTGGCTTTTAGTATTTTGGTTTATTGTTTTGGCTATAACAATGCTATGTTGCTAGGAGTTTTATATGGAATTGCTTCCTTGATTCCTGTAGTAGGTGGTGCATTGGTTTGGATTCCAGTTGTAGGCTATGAACTTTATTTTGGACATATTAATCAAGCCATTTTTATAGCTCTTTATTCTTTGGTATTTATTGGATTTTTTATTGATAATGTGATTAAGCCTTTTATTATTGGGTTTGTAAATAAGAGAATCTTGAAAAAGCCATTGAAGCTCAATGAAATTATCATATTTTTTGCAATTTTTGCCGGATTTTCTTCTTTTGGATTTTGGGGAATTATTGTAGGACCTGCAATCACTGCTCTGTTTATCTCTTTGGTTCGATTTTTTCAAAAAACAAAAAGGTTTAGTGATATTTGA
- the tpx gene encoding thiol peroxidase, which produces MKVKFQGQDVLLEGNVKNVGDVAPEVSLVSKDLTEVKVGGAQGFYQIINIVPSLDTGVCATQTRTFNKKASEIKNAKVFVVSMDLPFAQGRFCSTEGIANLEVLSDFRRKEFASKYGVLIAEGPLEGILTRGVIVVDPQGKIVYQEICSEITNEPDYEAPLKSIQ; this is translated from the coding sequence ATGAAAGTAAAATTTCAAGGACAAGATGTTTTATTAGAAGGAAATGTAAAAAATGTAGGTGATGTTGCTCCAGAAGTAAGTTTGGTGAGCAAGGATTTAACTGAAGTTAAAGTGGGAGGCGCCCAAGGATTTTATCAAATTATTAATATTGTTCCAAGCCTTGATACAGGAGTTTGTGCTACTCAAACAAGAACTTTTAATAAAAAAGCTTCAGAGATTAAGAATGCAAAAGTATTTGTTGTTTCAATGGATTTGCCTTTTGCTCAGGGGAGATTTTGCTCAACAGAGGGAATTGCTAACTTAGAAGTGCTAAGCGATTTTAGAAGAAAAGAGTTTGCTAGTAAGTATGGAGTTTTAATTGCTGAGGGACCACTAGAGGGAATTTTAACAAGGGGAGTGATTGTAGTAGATCCTCAAGGAAAGATTGTATATCAGGAAATTTGTTCAGAAATTACAAATGAACCAGACTATGAGGCTCCATTAAAGAGCATTCAATAA
- a CDS encoding FtsW/RodA/SpoVE family cell cycle protein translates to MADTKLFIYTTILITVGTIMSYSLSTYPTILYHYSPMHFFSREFVIALIGIFLMWGISYFDMDKVLGKIGIIFLAIFSTLIVFFIFLPESIAPTISGARRWIKLPFFPIAIAPIEFFKIGFIWFLSWSLTRKYQSKTSVSMRFLEEFSKILPYGFLLALVFVFVAIFQNDLGQTVLLGIVMAGMILLSGGSFRVISSMTLLAIIGIAMSVVYKPHRLNRIKTWWSGVQDPILAILPKNVANFIKTENLPEPYQILNATQAIQNGGITGQGIGQGTIKLGFLSDVHTDMVLAGIAEEAGLIGLGFCFLLFFVIVFRIFKIANRMEQMPHFLFCMGTGLMISFSLLINAWGIASIIPLKGIAVPFLTYGGSSLLANCIAIGLVLALSKKAKNLY, encoded by the coding sequence ATGGCAGATACTAAGCTCTTTATCTATACTACAATACTAATCACAGTTGGAACGATTATGAGCTATTCCCTCTCCACATATCCTACAATACTTTATCATTACAGTCCTATGCATTTTTTTTCAAGGGAATTTGTCATAGCCCTAATTGGTATTTTTTTGATGTGGGGAATTTCTTATTTTGATATGGACAAGGTTTTGGGGAAAATTGGCATTATCTTTCTTGCAATCTTTTCTACCCTGATTGTTTTTTTTATCTTTCTTCCTGAAAGCATTGCTCCTACTATAAGTGGAGCTAGAAGATGGATCAAATTGCCATTTTTTCCTATTGCAATAGCCCCTATTGAATTTTTCAAAATAGGCTTTATCTGGTTTTTATCCTGGAGTTTAACAAGAAAATATCAAAGCAAAACTAGTGTCAGTATGCGTTTTTTAGAAGAATTCTCAAAGATTTTGCCCTATGGTTTTCTACTAGCACTTGTTTTTGTTTTTGTAGCAATTTTTCAAAATGATTTAGGGCAGACTGTTTTGCTTGGTATTGTTATGGCAGGGATGATACTACTCTCTGGTGGTAGCTTTAGAGTAATTAGTTCTATGACTCTTTTAGCAATCATAGGAATTGCAATGAGCGTAGTTTATAAACCACACAGATTAAATAGGATTAAAACTTGGTGGTCTGGTGTTCAAGATCCTATTTTGGCTATTCTCCCAAAGAATGTTGCAAACTTTATTAAAACAGAGAACTTGCCAGAACCCTACCAAATTCTCAATGCAACGCAGGCAATTCAAAATGGTGGAATTACTGGACAAGGTATTGGTCAAGGCACTATAAAACTTGGTTTTTTAAGTGATGTGCATACTGATATGGTACTAGCTGGAATTGCCGAAGAAGCTGGTCTTATAGGACTTGGATTTTGTTTTTTATTGTTTTTTGTTATTGTTTTTAGAATCTTTAAAATTGCAAACAGAATGGAGCAAATGCCTCATTTTCTCTTTTGTATGGGTACTGGATTAATGATTTCTTTTTCACTCCTAATCAATGCTTGGGGGATTGCATCTATTATCCCCTTAAAGGGGATTGCAGTCCCATTCTTAACATATGGAGGAAGCTCACTGCTTGCTAATTGTATTGCAATAGGACTTGTCTTAGCCTTATCAAAAAAGGCAAAGAATCTTTATTGA
- the flgB gene encoding flagellar basal body rod protein FlgB — protein sequence MLDSTFESSKAYSLVYKALDYRSLRQDLIASNIANVDTPFYRPKDIDFEHYLSREKERIFNYQQSQELPMAQTSKKHLKGKEMYPNEATFFFRDGHLARNDGNSVDLDVETSEMGKNSVMYQALTAALKKHKGIFAYAVDSGKNL from the coding sequence TTGTTAGATTCTACATTTGAAAGTTCAAAGGCTTATTCTTTAGTTTATAAGGCTTTAGATTATCGTTCATTAAGACAAGATTTAATAGCAAGTAATATTGCAAATGTGGATACGCCCTTTTATAGACCCAAGGATATTGACTTTGAACATTATTTATCTAGAGAGAAGGAAAGGATATTTAACTACCAACAATCTCAAGAGTTGCCAATGGCTCAAACGTCAAAAAAACATCTCAAAGGAAAGGAAATGTATCCCAATGAGGCAACTTTTTTCTTTAGAGATGGGCATTTGGCCAGAAATGATGGAAATAGTGTAGATCTAGATGTGGAAACAAGTGAGATGGGAAAAAATAGTGTAATGTATCAGGCACTTACTGCGGCTTTAAAGAAGCATAAAGGAATTTTTGCTTATGCAGTAGATTCTGGAAAGAACTTATAA
- the flgC gene encoding flagellar basal body rod protein FlgC has protein sequence MSFLSSFDISGYGLSAQRFRTNIISSNIANANTTRTAEGGPYRRQEVVFKAFDFNEVLNKKLAKDNGHLKYEDPLDEGDFAILPKPAIMSVYVDKVVRDDREPLMKYDPSHPDANAQGYVAYPNVNPVVEMADLVEATRAYQANVAAFQSAKNMANNAIMMLQA, from the coding sequence ATGTCATTTTTATCAAGTTTTGATATTAGTGGGTATGGGTTATCTGCGCAAAGATTTAGAACTAACATCATCTCAAGTAATATTGCAAATGCAAACACCACAAGAACAGCAGAGGGTGGTCCATACAGGAGACAAGAAGTTGTTTTTAAAGCTTTTGATTTTAATGAAGTTTTAAATAAGAAATTGGCTAAGGACAATGGACATCTAAAATATGAGGATCCTTTGGATGAGGGAGATTTCGCTATATTACCAAAACCTGCTATAATGAGCGTCTATGTGGATAAGGTTGTTAGGGATGACAGGGAGCCATTGATGAAATATGATCCAAGTCATCCTGATGCAAATGCGCAGGGATATGTTGCATATCCAAATGTAAATCCAGTTGTGGAAATGGCTGATTTGGTAGAAGCAACTAGAGCTTATCAGGCTAATGTTGCAGCTTTTCAGAGTGCAAAGAATATGGCAAATAATGCTATTATGATGTTGCAAGCTTAG
- the fliE gene encoding flagellar hook-basal body complex protein FliE: MEKVQINKISDLNSLNRSSVGKVNGANGNDFTKLLKKSIDELNETQEASDKALADMATGQVKDLHQAAIAIGKAETNMKLMLEVRNKAISAYKEILRTQV, from the coding sequence ATGGAAAAAGTTCAAATAAATAAAATATCAGATTTAAATTCTCTTAATCGCTCTTCTGTTGGCAAAGTAAATGGAGCTAATGGAAATGACTTCACAAAACTACTAAAAAAGTCAATTGATGAGTTAAATGAAACACAAGAGGCTTCTGATAAGGCTTTAGCGGATATGGCAACAGGGCAAGTAAAAGATTTGCATCAAGCAGCCATAGCAATTGGTAAGGCTGAAACTAACATGAAATTAATGCTAGAGGTGAGGAATAAAGCCATCAGCGCATATAAAGAGATTTTAAGAACGCAAGTCTAG